A part of Streptomyces sp. DSM 40750 genomic DNA contains:
- a CDS encoding ABC transporter permease, translating to MRLILRNLGFYLLAFWASITLNFVLPRFMPGDPVSRMFAQAQGTMQPDQIAQLRKLFGLDDRPLWEQYVSYVKSVFTGDLGISITRFPTPVSDVIGSQIGWTLLLGGVALVIAAVLGNLLGIVAAWRRGGVLDSAFPPLLIFVGSFPYFWLAMGALYLFGVSLGWFPLRHAYDVGLTPGFNGEFLSNVATHLVLPALTIVLVSIGGWMLGMRNTMIATAAEDYITMAEAKGLSPSRIMFRYAARNALLPSVTNFGMALGFVVGGALLTEVVFAYPGIGYQLLMAVQGLDYPLMQGIFLTITAAVLVANFLVDLVYVRLDPRVRVR from the coding sequence GTGCGTCTGATCCTGCGCAACCTGGGGTTCTATCTGCTCGCCTTCTGGGCCTCCATCACCCTGAACTTCGTTCTCCCGCGCTTCATGCCGGGCGACCCGGTCTCCCGGATGTTCGCGCAGGCCCAGGGCACCATGCAGCCCGACCAGATAGCCCAGCTGCGAAAACTCTTCGGCCTCGACGACCGCCCCCTCTGGGAGCAGTACGTCTCCTACGTCAAGAGCGTCTTCACCGGCGACCTCGGCATCTCCATCACCCGCTTCCCCACCCCGGTCTCCGACGTGATCGGCTCGCAGATCGGCTGGACCCTGCTCCTCGGCGGCGTCGCGCTCGTCATCGCGGCCGTGCTCGGCAACCTGCTCGGCATCGTCGCCGCCTGGCGGCGCGGCGGCGTCCTCGACTCCGCCTTCCCGCCCCTGCTGATCTTCGTCGGCTCGTTCCCGTACTTCTGGCTGGCCATGGGCGCGCTGTACCTGTTCGGGGTGAGTCTGGGCTGGTTCCCACTGCGGCACGCCTATGACGTCGGTCTGACCCCCGGCTTCAACGGCGAGTTCCTCTCCAACGTCGCCACCCACCTGGTGCTGCCGGCGCTGACCATCGTCCTGGTCTCCATCGGCGGCTGGATGCTCGGCATGCGCAACACCATGATCGCCACGGCGGCGGAGGACTACATCACCATGGCTGAGGCGAAGGGGCTCAGCCCCTCGCGGATCATGTTCCGCTATGCCGCCCGCAACGCCCTGCTGCCCTCCGTCACCAACTTCGGCATGGCACTCGGCTTCGTCGTGGGCGGCGCACTGCTCACCGAGGTCGTGTTCGCCTACCCCGGCATCGGCTACCAGCTGCTGATGGCCGTCCAGGGCCTGGACTACCCGCTGATGCAGGGCATCTTCCTGACGATCACGGCGGCGGTACTGGTCGCGAACTTCCTCGTCGACCTCGTCTACGTCCGCCTCGACCCGCGCGTCCGCGTCCGCTGA
- a CDS encoding ABC transporter permease produces the protein MTAIDIATATTPTALARTTRRRGLLSQLVNSKKALTGLMLLALFALLALLAPVLAPGDPSLINSTGSQAPSAAHWLGTTAKGQDVLALTVWGARSSLFVGFTVGLVATAVAIVVGLASAYFGRIVDDALTLVTNVFLLLPGLPLLIILAAFLPPGTSTVILVLVVTGWAGSARVLRAQAKSIRGKDFVAAAVVTGERPLRIMFREILPNMASVVMTTLLGCVIFGIGAQAGLEFLGLGDSSVVSWGTNLYWASNDGALMTGTWWAFVPSGLCIALVAFALALVNYAVDEITNPRLRNRRARRERRG, from the coding sequence ATGACCGCCATCGACATCGCGACGGCCACCACGCCGACGGCCCTCGCGCGCACGACCCGCCGGCGCGGACTGCTGAGTCAACTCGTCAACAGCAAGAAGGCGTTGACCGGGCTGATGCTGCTGGCGCTCTTCGCGCTGCTGGCCCTGCTCGCGCCCGTCCTGGCGCCGGGCGACCCGTCGCTCATCAACTCCACAGGCAGCCAGGCGCCCTCGGCCGCACACTGGCTCGGTACGACCGCCAAGGGACAGGACGTGCTCGCCCTCACCGTGTGGGGTGCGCGCAGCTCCCTCTTCGTCGGGTTCACCGTGGGCCTTGTGGCGACCGCGGTCGCCATCGTCGTCGGCCTGGCGTCCGCGTACTTCGGCCGCATCGTGGACGACGCGCTGACCCTGGTCACCAACGTCTTCCTGCTGCTGCCCGGCCTGCCGCTGCTCATCATCCTGGCCGCGTTCCTGCCGCCCGGGACCTCCACCGTGATCCTGGTCCTCGTCGTCACCGGCTGGGCGGGCTCGGCCCGGGTCCTGCGCGCGCAGGCCAAGTCGATCCGCGGCAAGGACTTCGTGGCCGCCGCCGTCGTCACCGGCGAGCGCCCGCTGCGGATCATGTTCCGCGAGATCCTCCCCAACATGGCGTCCGTGGTGATGACCACGCTGCTCGGCTGCGTGATCTTCGGCATCGGCGCCCAGGCCGGCCTGGAGTTCCTCGGCCTCGGCGACAGCAGCGTCGTCAGCTGGGGCACCAACCTGTACTGGGCCAGCAACGACGGCGCGCTGATGACCGGCACGTGGTGGGCCTTCGTTCCCTCCGGACTGTGCATCGCGCTCGTCGCCTTCGCGCTCGCGCTGGTCAACTACGCGGTCGACGAGATCACCAACCCGAGGCTGCGCAACCGCCGTGCCCGCCGTGAGAGGAGGGGCTGA
- a CDS encoding ABC transporter ATP-binding protein, with protein sequence MEPVLEVNGLRVEYRGDGRTVVGADDVSFSIGAGEVFGLAGESGCGKSTIANAVMRLLKPPAEITAGNVRFQGRNVLALDARELRAFRWREIAMVFQSAMNSLNPVLTIGEQIVDIFTTHERMKKRAARERAGELLQLVGIDPGRLKAYPHQLSGGMRQRVVIAMAVALRPRLLIMDEPTTALDVVVQQEIMAQIRDLQRELGFSILFITHDMSLMVELSDRMGVMYGGRIVELADAKDLFAHPLHPYTEALMNAFPPLTGPRQELTGLFDAPRTADSCGFHVLCPEDRSDCSTNIPDLREIAPGRWVARSLEGAPR encoded by the coding sequence ATGGAACCCGTACTTGAGGTGAACGGCCTGCGCGTCGAATACCGCGGCGACGGACGCACCGTCGTGGGCGCCGACGACGTCTCCTTCTCCATCGGCGCCGGAGAGGTCTTCGGCCTCGCCGGAGAGTCCGGCTGCGGCAAGTCGACCATCGCCAACGCGGTGATGCGGCTGCTGAAGCCCCCGGCGGAGATCACCGCGGGCAACGTCCGCTTCCAGGGCCGCAATGTCCTCGCCCTGGACGCACGCGAGCTGCGCGCCTTCCGGTGGCGGGAGATCGCCATGGTCTTCCAGTCGGCGATGAACTCGCTCAACCCCGTCCTGACCATCGGCGAGCAGATCGTCGACATCTTCACCACCCACGAGCGGATGAAGAAGCGGGCCGCGCGGGAGCGGGCCGGCGAGCTGCTTCAGCTGGTCGGCATCGACCCGGGAAGGCTGAAGGCGTACCCGCACCAGCTGTCCGGCGGCATGCGCCAGCGCGTGGTCATCGCCATGGCCGTCGCACTGCGCCCCCGGCTGCTGATCATGGACGAGCCGACCACCGCGCTCGACGTGGTCGTGCAGCAGGAGATCATGGCGCAGATCCGCGACCTCCAGCGGGAGCTGGGCTTCTCCATCCTCTTCATCACCCACGACATGTCCCTGATGGTCGAGCTGTCGGACCGCATGGGCGTGATGTACGGCGGACGGATCGTCGAACTCGCCGACGCCAAGGACTTGTTCGCCCATCCGCTCCACCCCTACACCGAGGCGCTGATGAATGCCTTCCCGCCGCTGACCGGCCCGCGCCAGGAACTCACCGGCCTCTTCGACGCCCCGCGCACCGCCGACAGCTGCGGCTTCCACGTCCTCTGTCCAGAGGACCGCTCGGACTGCTCCACGAACATCCCCGACCTGCGCGAGATCGCGCCCGGCCGCTGGGTGGCCCGCAGCCTCGAAGGAGCCCCCCGATGA
- a CDS encoding ATP-binding cassette domain-containing protein: protein MTEPLLSVRGLSKDFQVGTVFSRRRVRAVNDVSFDLPAGRITALVGESGSGKSTIARCLARLEQPSAGQVLLDGEDVMRTERRRASRAYRRKVQMVFQDPFGSLNPVHRIEHFLTRALVLHGHSATPEALRELMTTVGLTEDMLQSYPHELSGGQRQRVSIARALAVEPRLILADEPTSMLDVSVRVGVLNLMRRLRDERNIAMLYITHDLGSARYLADTTMVMFAGELVEGGDALAVMDAPAHPYTRLLLSAVPDPERTGSYDPVERARLREAILNPTSCPYVDDGACSRTEPVRHIVGEDDGRPHWVRCHLRAPASDIARRVLKVTDRPDGEATDDTEKAETTAA from the coding sequence ATGACCGAACCCCTGTTGTCCGTACGCGGTCTGTCCAAGGACTTCCAGGTCGGCACCGTCTTCTCCCGGCGCCGTGTCCGAGCCGTCAACGACGTCTCCTTCGATCTCCCCGCCGGCCGGATCACCGCCCTGGTCGGCGAGTCCGGCAGCGGCAAGTCCACCATCGCCCGCTGTCTCGCCCGCCTCGAACAGCCCTCCGCCGGACAAGTGCTGCTCGACGGCGAGGACGTCATGCGCACCGAGCGGCGCCGGGCATCACGGGCGTACCGCCGCAAGGTTCAGATGGTGTTCCAGGACCCCTTCGGCTCACTCAACCCCGTCCACCGCATCGAGCACTTCCTCACCCGGGCCCTCGTCCTGCACGGCCACTCCGCCACACCAGAGGCGCTGCGCGAGCTGATGACGACGGTCGGCCTGACCGAGGACATGCTCCAGTCCTACCCGCACGAACTCTCCGGCGGCCAGCGTCAGCGCGTCTCCATCGCTCGCGCGTTGGCGGTGGAACCGCGCCTCATCCTGGCCGACGAACCGACGTCGATGCTGGACGTATCCGTGCGCGTCGGCGTGCTCAACCTGATGCGGCGCCTGCGCGACGAGCGGAACATCGCCATGCTCTACATCACGCACGACCTGGGCTCTGCCCGCTACCTCGCCGACACCACGATGGTCATGTTCGCCGGCGAACTGGTCGAGGGCGGCGACGCACTGGCCGTCATGGACGCCCCCGCCCACCCCTACACACGCCTGCTGCTGTCCGCCGTACCCGACCCCGAACGGACCGGCAGCTACGACCCCGTCGAGCGCGCCAGGCTCCGCGAGGCGATCCTCAACCCCACGTCCTGCCCCTACGTCGACGACGGCGCGTGCAGCCGCACCGAGCCCGTGCGCCACATCGTCGGCGAAGACGACGGCCGACCCCACTGGGTGCGCTGCCACCTGCGCGCACCCGCCTCCGACATCGCCCGCCGCGTACTGAAGGTCACCGACCGGCCGGACGGCGAGGCCACCGACGACACCGAGAAAGCGGAGACCACCGCCGCATGA